In Gopherus flavomarginatus isolate rGopFla2 chromosome 1, rGopFla2.mat.asm, whole genome shotgun sequence, a single genomic region encodes these proteins:
- the KCNA1 gene encoding potassium voltage-gated channel subfamily A member 1 isoform X1, with amino-acid sequence MTVMAGENMDETSVLPGHPQDSYQPDAHDAHECCERVVINIAGLRFETQLKTLAQFPNTLLGNPKKRMRYFDPLRNEYFFDRNRPSFDAILYYYQSGGRLRRPVNVPLDMFSEEIKFYELGEEAMEKFREDEGYIKEEERPLPEKEYQRQVWLLFEYPESSGPARVIAIISVMVILISIVIFCLETLPDLKEDKDFTGTLQHIDNSTVIYKSNIFSDPFFIVETLCIIWFSFELVVRFFACPSKPEFFKNIMNFIDIVAIIPYFITLGTEMAEQEGTQKGEQATSLAILRVIRLVRVFRIFKLSRHSKGLQILGQTLKASMRELGLLIFFLFIGVILFSSAVYFAEAEEPESHFTSIPDAFWWAVVSMTTVGYGDMYPVTIGGKIVGSLCAIAGVLTIALPVPVIVSNFNYFYHRETEGEEQAQLLHVSSPNLASQSDLSHRSSSTISKSEYMEIEEDMNNSIDNFREANLRTGNCTIANQNCVNKNKLLTDV; translated from the coding sequence CCGGGCTGCGCTTTGAGACCCAGCTGAAGACCCTAGCCCAGTTCCCCAACACGCTGCTGGGCAACCCCAAAAAGCGCATGCGGTATTTTGACCCATTGCGCAATGAGTACTTCTTTGACCGGAACCGGCCCAGCTTCGATGCCATCCTCTATTACTACCAGTCTGGAGGCAGACTCCGCAGGCCGGTCAATGTGCCTCTGGACATGTTCTCTGAGGAGATCAAATTTTATGAGCTAGgtgaggaggccatggagaaatTCCGGGAGGATGAAGGGTACatcaaggaggaggagaggcccttGCCCGAGAAGGAATACCAGCGCCAGGTATGGCTCCTGTTTGAGTACCCGGAGAGCTCTGGGCCAGCCAGGGTCATTGCAATAATCTCAGTCATGGTGATCCTCATCTCCATAGTCATCTTCTGCCTAGAAACTTTGCCGGATCTGAAGGAGGACAAGGACTTTACAGGGACTCTGCAACACATTGACAATTCCACCGTGATCTACAAGTCCAACATTTTTAGCGACCCTTTCTTCATCGTGGAAACCCTTTGCATCATCTGGTTTTCCTTTGAGCTGGTGGTGCGCTTCTTCGCCTGTCCCAGCAAGCCCGAGTTTTTCAAGAATATCATGAACTTCATTGACATAGTGGCCATCATCCCCTACTTCATCACCTTAGGAACTGAGATGGCTGAGCAAGAAGGCACCCAAAAGGGGGAGCAGGCCACCTCTCTGGCTATCCTGAGAGTCATCAGACTGGTAAGAGTCTTTAGAATCTTCAAACTCTCCAGACATTCTAAGGGCCTCCAGATTTTGGGACAAACCCTCAAAGCAAGTATGAGAGAGTTAGGTTTACTAATCTTCTTCCTCTTCATTGGGGTGATCTTGTTCTCCAGCGCGGTGTATTTTGCTGAAGCTGAAGAACCTGAGTCTCATTTCACAAGCATCCCTGATGCTTTCTGGTGGGCTGTGGTAAGCATGACCACTGTGGGATATGGTGACATGTACCCTGTGACAATTGGAGGCAAAATTGTAGGCTCCTTGTGTGCCATCGCTGGCGTGCTGACAATTGCCCTGCCCGTACCTGTCATCGTGTCCAACTTCAACTACTTCTACCACCGAGAAACAGAAGGGGAAGAACAGGCTCAGTTACTCCATGTTAGCTCCCCCAATTTAGCATCTCAAAGTGATCTAAGTCACCGTAGCTCCTCCACAATCAGCAAATCTGAGTACATGGAAATCGAAGAGGATATGAATAATAGCATAGACAATTTTAGAGAGGCTAATCTCAGAACTGGCAACTGCACCATAGCCAACCAAAACTgtgttaataaaaacaaactgctGACTGatgtgtaa